From Burkholderiales bacterium, the proteins below share one genomic window:
- a CDS encoding serine/threonine-protein kinase: MNSQANVALPDGFQLLNYRIDKQLSRGGFSLVYRAFDEHDKLVAIKEYLPSALALRRDGFAVHAISDENQAVFRFGMRCFFEEGRALARIVHPNVVRVLNFFRANETVYMVMRYERGRTMQKQIQSHKHTIGESFIRRIFGHLLNGLREVHTHKLLHLDIKPANIYLRAVDGSPVLLDFGAARQTLTRDSPKLNPMYTPGFAPPEQYQGLELLGPWSDIYSVGASIYSCLAGVAPQPADARLFEDKQQPAKEKWHGEYSDELLEIIDWCLRLDPQQRPPSVYALQKILIEEPKKAPKKNFLMNLRSKFGLGSNNEPLT, encoded by the coding sequence ATGAATTCACAGGCCAATGTGGCGCTTCCAGACGGTTTCCAGTTGCTGAATTACCGCATCGACAAGCAACTTAGCCGCGGAGGTTTCAGCTTGGTTTACCGCGCCTTCGATGAACACGATAAACTTGTAGCGATCAAAGAATATCTGCCAAGCGCTTTGGCTTTGCGCAGAGATGGTTTTGCGGTACATGCTATTTCCGATGAGAACCAAGCAGTCTTTCGTTTCGGCATGCGCTGTTTCTTCGAGGAAGGCAGGGCGTTGGCGCGGATCGTCCATCCCAACGTGGTGCGAGTACTGAACTTTTTCCGCGCGAATGAAACTGTTTACATGGTGATGCGGTACGAGCGCGGCAGAACCATGCAGAAGCAAATCCAGTCGCACAAGCACACCATCGGCGAGAGCTTTATCCGCCGCATATTCGGACACTTGCTAAACGGCCTGCGGGAAGTGCATACGCACAAGCTACTGCACCTGGATATCAAGCCCGCGAACATCTATTTGCGCGCGGTAGACGGATCCCCGGTGCTCCTGGACTTCGGCGCGGCGCGCCAGACTTTGACTCGCGACAGCCCTAAATTGAACCCCATGTATACGCCGGGTTTCGCCCCTCCCGAGCAGTACCAGGGCCTGGAACTGCTGGGGCCATGGAGCGACATCTATAGTGTGGGGGCCAGCATTTACTCATGCCTTGCGGGCGTCGCTCCGCAACCCGCTGATGCCCGGTTGTTTGAGGACAAGCAGCAACCTGCCAAGGAAAAATGGCATGGCGAATACTCTGACGAGTTGTTGGAGATTATAGATTGGTGCTTGCGCCTCGATCCACAGCAGCGACCGCCGAGCGTGTACGCTCTGCAAAAGATCTTGATAGAAGAACCCAAGAAAGCCCCAAAGAAAAATTTTCTGATGAACTTGCGCAGCAAGTTCGGCCTTGGCAGCAATAATGAGCCTCTAACATAA
- the rdgB gene encoding RdgB/HAM1 family non-canonical purine NTP pyrophosphatase, with translation MQKLVIASNNPGKLREIKVLLAGLNIEAVPQSAFNVPEAEEPHENFMDNALSKARQASRCSGLPAIADDSGICVEVLNGGPGALSARYAGEPKSDERNNLKLLQVLHAATNRRAYYHCVMALVRHPDDPQPLVAEGSWHGEILHEPRGENGFGYDPLFYVPELGKTAAELPLEVKNEISHRGTALKKLVAMLQTAHNE, from the coding sequence GTGCAAAAACTGGTCATAGCCAGCAACAACCCCGGAAAGCTGCGCGAGATTAAGGTGCTGCTTGCGGGGCTCAATATTGAGGCGGTGCCACAGTCGGCTTTTAATGTTCCCGAAGCGGAGGAGCCGCATGAAAATTTCATGGACAATGCGCTCAGCAAGGCGCGCCAGGCCAGCAGGTGCAGTGGCCTGCCGGCGATCGCCGACGATTCCGGGATTTGCGTGGAAGTGCTGAACGGCGGTCCGGGCGCGCTTTCCGCGCGCTATGCAGGCGAACCGAAGTCTGACGAGCGCAATAATCTAAAGCTACTTCAAGTGCTGCACGCCGCAACTAACCGGCGCGCGTATTACCACTGCGTAATGGCCTTGGTGCGTCATCCCGACGACCCGCAGCCGCTGGTTGCCGAAGGCTCATGGCACGGCGAGATCCTGCATGAACCGCGCGGGGAAAACGGCTTCGGCTACGATCCACTTTTTTACGTGCCGGAGCTTGGCAAGACCGCTGCCGAGCTGCCATTGGAAGTGAAAAACGAAATCAGTCACCGTGGCACGGCACTCAAGAAACTTGTGGCCATGCTGCAGACTGCGCATAACGAGTAA
- the rph gene encoding ribonuclease PH — protein sequence MTTRSGGRKPNELREVRILRNYTKHAEGSVLIECGDTRVICTASVDEKVPPFLKGKNQGWVTAEYGMLPRSTGIRIQREAASGKQSGRTQEIQRLIGRALRAVVDLQKLGDRTIQIDCDVIQADGGTRTASITGAFVALHDAVSKLRKQKLINSSPLTDFVAAISVGMYEGRPVLDLDYREDSACDTDMNVVMTGNGGVVEIQGTAEGDPFNREQMDAMLDLARYGIRQLIARQKAALKVK from the coding sequence ATGACCACGCGTTCTGGCGGACGCAAACCCAACGAGTTGCGCGAAGTCCGGATTTTACGCAATTACACCAAGCACGCGGAAGGTTCCGTTTTGATTGAATGCGGCGATACCCGGGTGATATGTACGGCGAGCGTGGACGAAAAGGTGCCGCCATTCCTTAAAGGAAAAAACCAGGGCTGGGTGACCGCCGAATATGGCATGCTGCCCCGTTCCACAGGCATCCGCATCCAACGCGAAGCTGCGAGCGGCAAGCAATCCGGCCGCACGCAGGAGATACAGCGGCTCATCGGGCGGGCGTTGCGCGCAGTGGTCGATTTGCAAAAACTGGGCGACCGTACCATCCAGATAGATTGCGACGTGATCCAGGCGGACGGCGGCACCCGCACCGCGAGCATCACAGGCGCTTTTGTGGCATTGCACGATGCGGTAAGCAAACTGCGAAAACAGAAATTAATTAACTCGTCGCCGCTGACCGATTTTGTCGCTGCCATTTCAGTCGGCATGTACGAAGGAAGGCCGGTACTGGATCTCGATTACCGGGAAGACTCGGCGTGCGATACCGATATGAACGTGGTGATGACCGGGAACGGAGGCGTGGTCGAAATCCAGGGCACCGCTGAAGGCGACCCGTTCAACCGCGAACAGATGGATGCCATGCTCGATCTAGCGCGATACGGTATCCGGCAGCTCATTGCCAGGCAAAAAGCGGCGTTGAAAGTTAAGTAA
- a CDS encoding protein phosphatase 2C domain-containing protein, translating to MKFTIYQSSRIGGRRYNQDRIAYSYSRDALLMVLADGMGGHLNGEVAAQFAVQLISESFERHAKPKLKKPQLFLEYAFENAHRAILSYASNHRLQDTPRTTCVACIVQDDVAYWAHAGDSRLYLFRGAKLVTRTRDHSKLQDMLDNGSISQKQAAVHPERNKVYNCLGGSAPPEVELSGKTRMRHGDTFLLCSDGLWSPLSDNEILAVVSGYPVIQAVQRLIEKAESRAGDKSDNISAIGMMWSVDSTAAPDFEVSTQTMPATAFTTRISGFDSTHETPAVTDEEIEQAIAEIRDTIGKYSK from the coding sequence GTGAAATTCACCATCTATCAGAGCAGCCGGATCGGTGGCAGGCGATACAACCAAGACCGCATCGCCTATTCCTACAGTCGCGACGCGTTGCTGATGGTGCTCGCCGACGGCATGGGCGGGCACCTGAACGGAGAAGTGGCGGCGCAATTTGCGGTGCAGCTCATCTCCGAGAGCTTCGAAAGACACGCTAAACCGAAGCTTAAAAAACCGCAATTGTTCCTTGAATATGCATTTGAAAATGCGCACCGTGCGATTTTGAGCTATGCCAGCAATCATCGTTTACAGGACACGCCGCGTACAACGTGTGTCGCATGCATCGTGCAGGACGACGTCGCTTACTGGGCGCACGCCGGGGATTCGCGCTTGTATCTGTTCCGCGGCGCAAAACTGGTGACGCGAACTCGCGACCACTCCAAGTTACAGGATATGCTGGACAATGGCAGCATTAGCCAAAAACAGGCGGCGGTGCACCCTGAGCGCAACAAGGTTTATAACTGCCTTGGAGGGTCCGCACCGCCGGAGGTGGAGCTCTCCGGCAAAACACGCATGCGGCACGGTGATACTTTTTTATTATGCAGCGACGGCTTATGGAGCCCGCTTAGCGACAATGAAATCCTTGCCGTCGTTTCCGGTTATCCGGTCATCCAGGCCGTACAGCGCCTGATTGAAAAAGCTGAATCGCGTGCGGGGGACAAGAGCGACAATATCAGTGCTATCGGCATGATGTGGAGCGTGGATTCCACTGCAGCGCCCGATTTTGAGGTTTCTACTCAAACCATGCCCGCCACTGCGTTCACGACACGAATTAGCGGTTTCGATAGCACGCATGAGACTCCCGCGGTCACCGACGAGGAAATCGAGCAGGCGATTGCCGAAATCCGGGATACCATTGGGAAATATTCTAAATGA